The proteins below come from a single Juglans regia cultivar Chandler chromosome 12, Walnut 2.0, whole genome shotgun sequence genomic window:
- the LOC109005966 gene encoding uncharacterized protein LOC109005966 isoform X2 codes for MVDMEGITELEEGEALYFKDDDDKKIDPDIALSYIDEKIQHVLGHFLKDFEGGVSAENLGAKFGDYGSFLPTYERSPSKWSRLKSPQRNYNAPRSSNDLPIKGVSQNLKAPSNIAPYLRLGTASRSAHQLHNSRVPSADVSIKQSQVAEKSPSKDETFNGPGNPTDQRILKVRIKVGSDNSGQKNAAIYSGLGLDYSPSSSMGNSLEDSGGTSPISQETVDKSPTSIIWEMTSLPILGGVLISPLHDSLLCLMRNEKVCCVSKPMPPLKGHQEHSALLLDGSVSMRGNNKVLKEKGTKSVGKSERLVELKRRNDTDFEDDTTLEMKKISVDETMEAKELFSGNLKCTQVSKSAFDVCESIKPAGGASEVSWESNEDGGKNKILYSELVKEESLESISGQERGKSEKRNPRSGLVEKFQGNNVVSSHRDVLIDCKDDGNGLIISASVKGYSDEAKCMEDLNPRKEKVGFKAKLHEDDDVNVPFKTERLSFEGNNKSKGAQSNGKPAAVSTKESLSLLTSVEPHDKKSTSYGVIDCNSKVRRKKSQKDNKGKDGHGDSISPMNLKEIDNQMDPVGRPWGDRPKDAKLGDFEMQQNVFLDKRKGRSSSKKVDKQSVSGASNKNASTVCPIAKNGLTSEMAPTMAVPVVIEEHWVQCDSCQKWRLLPYGTKPEQLPDKWLCGMLNWLHGMNRCDISEEETTKALNALYHLPVSEIQNNLPNHVTGTALGPSFGDVQHLESHQNLSSHAISNQVKKKHGFKERANAVTIGGHYRISNSAKNKVQDTVKSRSLNGTNQHHVEPNPMKRSSSQALSTLPDLVVEKDILNQREKPINGAAGDVRKIKMKSKRETDEYGCGTSKKSRTDDMHADKHLTSKMDLGRVHINSSTAMPTMRSGKDIHKYDELLSEDIKCDVNDKVLESLKKLGYKAQVSSDGGSLGMQVSSKKDASVKKRKMKNQEYNENEIDTFQNSIPDGRVYEKEVSSESGFRKDKKFRFSKTQVKESSTSDADDKSNKKGKMPEVILSDISDHPVGLQESRRNDKDQQLRKHKKKIALEQTQKVVDSLRRDLGSGQVSAAANSSSSKVSGSYRTRANVEDMKGSPAESVSSSPLRSSNLARGDFTDNTGKNDAMKTGLPGMGDFRRCSDGDSNAVINLSGTVIHSESHKFSALEYRNTDASHQFSGKAKPFSDIGNSHLLNGTVDIVEQNVQFLNDVHAAEHSYDVVQVKKNHRDNAVLQKSGKDTPSRSRGKSSSSISEFDRDKINVFETTADVKDSSPKDPSIKFPKDEKNHVSRRNSLGQWSGESRIDTKLKEKEHDGSDMKMDAPCRKNGKLGPEPSLIQDFEGESKADLTKRALKNGKSKFLLSYGEGKLEKISLGCGPVPGPPKLDVCPVRAPGDVSKALKDSGNVDNNGVEHSLGHHLPDSQGVRDINASSPVRMISSSQAATNTLTEAKVLRDTADRLKSSCFGFESNEAYFQAALKFLQGASLLETCNGESGRKGEMNPIQAYGTAAKLCELCALQYETRQEMAAAALAYKCLGVAYMRVVYCKHSSISRDRHELQATLQVVPQDVDNLNNQTTVDKGSLSKGTASHVAGNQIIAARNRPNFVRLLDFTQDAESAMEAFRKSHNAIAATNVSLEEEQIRDCVTSVKRVLDFSFQDVEELVRLVRIAMEAISRSSFGGTRE; via the exons ATGGTGGATATGGAAGGGATTACCGAGCTCGAGGAAGGCGAGGCTCTCTATTTCAAGGATGACGACGATAAGAAAATTGATCCTGACATCGCTCTCTCTTACATT GATGAGAAGATTCAACATGTTCTCGGCCATTTTCTAAAAGATTTTGAAGGCGGGGTTTCTGCTGAGAATTTGG GGGCAAAATTTGGTGACTATGGCTCATTCTTACCAACCTATGAACGCTCTCCTTCTAAGTGGTCTCGTCTAAAAAGTCCACAAAGAAACTACAATGCACCTAGATCTTCAAACGATCTACCCATCAAG GGTGTCTCTCAGAATTTGAAAGCTCCCTCGAATATAGCCCCATATTTGAGGCTTGGGACTGCTTCCCGTAGTGCCCATCAATTGCATAATTCAAGGGTTCCTTCTGCAGATGTTTCCATCAAACAAAGTCAAGTTGCCGAGAAGAGTCCCTCAAAAGATGAAACATTCAATGGACCAGGCAACCCAACCGATCAAAGAATACTTAAAGTTCGAATAAAAGTGGGTTCTGATAACTCTGGACAGAAGAATGCAGCAATTTATAGTGGTCTTGGACTTGATTACTCTCCATCTTCATCAATGGGGAACAGCCTGGAGGATAGTGGAGGAACGTCACCCATATCTCAAGAGACTGTTGATAAGTCTCCGACTAGCATCATCTGG GAAATGACGTCCCTCCCCATTCTTGGGGGTGTACTCATATCACCTCTTCATGACAGTCTGCTTTGCTTGATGAGAAATGAAAAAGTGTGTTGTGTAAGTAAACCCATGCCACCCCTCAAAGGTCATCAAGAACACTCTGCTTTGTTATTAGATGGGTCGGTTTCAATGAGAGGAAATAACAAAGTGTTAAAGGAAAAAGGAACAAAATCAGTGGGGAAAAGTGAAAGACTGGTAGAATTGAAGCGTCGTAATGATACAGATTTTGAGGATGACACGACAttagaaatgaagaaaatatcagTAGATGAAACCATGGAAGCAAAGGAGCTTTTCTCCGGTAACTTGAAATGCACACAGGTTTCCAAGTCAGCATTTGATGTTTGTGAGTCTATCAAACCAGCTGGTGGGGCTTCTGAAGTTTCATGGGAGAGTAACGAGGAtggtgggaaaaataaaatactttactCTGAATTAGTGAAAGAGGAATCTTTAGAGTCGATATCTGGCCAGGAACGTGGCAAGAGTGAGAAGCGAAATCCTAGGAGTGGTTTAGTGGAGAAATTTCAAGGAAATAATGTGGTAAGTTCTCACAGGGATGTTTTAATTGACTGTAAGGATGATGGCAATGGTCTGATAATTTCTGCCTCCGTAAAAGGTTACTCCGATGAGGCCAAATGTATGGAAGATCTAAATCCTCGAAAGGAGAAGGTTGGCTTCAAAGCTAAATTGCATGAAGATGATGACGTTAATGTTCCTTTTAAGACTGAAAGGTTGTCATTTGAAGGCAACAATAAGTCAAAAGGGGCGCAAAGTAACGGCAAGCCAGCGGCTGTTTCAACAAAGGAAAGCTTGAGTCTTCTTACAAGCGTAGAACCACATGATAAAAAAAGTACTAGTTATGGTGTTATTGACTGTAATAGTAAAGTTCGAAGGAAAAAGTCACAGAAGGATAATAAGGGCAAAGATGGTCATGGAGATTCAATATCGCCTATGAATTTGAAAGAGATAGATAATCAAATGGATCCAGTGGGGAGGCCGTGGGGTGATAGACCTAAAGATGCTAAACTTGGTGATTTTGAAATGCAACAAAATGTGTTCTTGGATAAAAGAAAGGGAAGATCAAGTAGTAAGAAAGTTGATAAGCAGTCAGTATCTGGGGCATCTAACAAAAATGCTTCAACAGTATGTCCTATTGCAAAAAATGGTCTCACTTCTGAGATGGCACCAACAATGGCGGTTCCTGTTGTTATAGAAGAACATTGGGTACAGTGTGACAGTTGTCAGAAGTGGAGGCTTCTTCCTTATGGTACAAAGCCAGAGCAACTACCTGATAAATGGTTGTGTGGCATGCTAAATTGGCT GCATGGTATGAACCGATGTGACATTAGTGAGGAGGAGACAACAAAAGCCCTCAATGCATTGTATCATCTACCAGTTTCTGAGATTCAGAACAACTTGCCAAATCATGTCACTGGAACTGCACTGGGACCATCCTTTGGTGATGTTCAACATCTTGAGAGTCACCAGAATTTGAGTTCCCATGCCATCTCTAATcaagtaaagaaaaaacatggTTTCAAGGAAAGAGCAAATGCAGTAACCATTGGTGGCCACTACAGGATCTCGAACTCAGCAAAGAATAAGGTACAAGATACAGTGAAAAGCAGAAGCTTAAATGGCACAAACCAGCATCATGTAGAACCAAATCCAATGAAGAGATCTAGTTCTCAAGCTTTGAGCACATTGCCCGACTTGGTTGTGGAAAAAGACATACTGAATCAGAGAGAAAAGCCAATTAATGGAG CTGCAGGTGatgtgagaaaaataaaaatgaaaagcaagaggGAGACTGATGAATATGGATGTGGAACCTCTAAGAAGTCCAGGACAGATGATATGCATGCCGATAAACATCTGACATCCAAAATGGACCTTGGGAGGGTGCACATCAATTCAAGTACTGCAATGCCAACTATGAGAAGTGGAAAGGATATCCATAAATATGATGAATTGTTATCTGAAGACATAAAATGTGATGTCAATGACAAGGTGCTAGAGTCTCTTAAGAAACTGGGATACAAAGCACAGGTCTCATCTGATGGTGGGTCCTTGGGAATGCAAGTGTCTAGCAAAAAAGATGCGTCtgtgaagaaaaggaaaatgaagaatCAGGAGTATAATGAAAATGAGATAGatacatttcaaaattctatacCTGATGGCAGGGTATATGAGAAAGAAGTAAGTAGTGAAAGTGGATTCAGGAAGGACAAGAAGTTCAGATTCTCGAAGACTCAGGTGAAGGAGTCTAGCACCAGTGATGCAGATGATAAGTCAAACAAAAAAGGTAAGATGCCAGAAGTTATCTTGTCAGACATTAGCGATCATCCGGTTGGTTTGCAAGAATCTAGGAGAAATGATAAGGACCAGCAGCTCCGGAAACATAAAAAGAAGATTGCATTGGAACAGACTCAGAAAGTTGTGGATTCGTTGAGGAGGGATTTGGGATCTGGACAGGTTTCAGCCGCAGCCAATTCAAGCTCTTCAAAGGTTTCAGGATCCTATAGGACTAGAGCCAATGTTGAAGACATGAAAGGCTCTCCTGCGGAGTCGGTTTCATCTTCTCCTTTGAGGTCCTCTAATTTAGCAAGAGGGGACTTTACAGACAATACTGGGAAAAACGATGCAATGAAAACTGGTCTCCCTGGCATGGGTGATTTCAGAAGATGCTCAGATGGGGACAGTAATGCTGTGATCAATCTTTCTGGGACTGTGATTCATTCTGAATCCCATAAATTTTCTGCACTAGAGTATAGGAATACAGATGCTAGTCACCAATTCAGTGGTAAAGCCAAGCCTTTTTCTGACATTGGGAATAGCCATTTGCTTAATGGCACTGTTGATATTGTCGAGCAAAATGTCCAGTTCCTCAATGATGTGCATGCTGCAGAACATAGCTATGATGTGGTTCAAGTGAAGAAGAACCACCGTGACAATGCAGTTCTTCAGAAATCTGGAAAGGATACCCCCTCACGATCTAGGGGCAAGAGCAGCAGTTCCATTTCTGAGTTTGATAGAGATAAGATAAATGTTTTTGAGACAACAGCTGATGTTAAAGACAGTTCTCCTAAAGACCCTAGCATTAAGTTTCCCAAGGACGAGAAGAATCATGTTAGTCGGAGGAATTCCTTAGGACAATGGTCAGGTGAGAGTCGAATTGACACcaagttaaaagaaaaagagcatgATGGTTCAGATATGAAAATGGATGCTCCATGTAGGAAAAATGGGAAGCTTGGCCCTGAACCGAGCCTGATTCAGGATTTTGAGGGTGAAAGTAAAGCTGACTTGACAAAAAGAGCACTAAAAAATGGGAAATCTAAGTTTTTGCTTTCTTACGGTGAGGGTAAACTAGAAAAAATATCCCTGGGTTGTGGACCTGTACCAGGACCCCCGAAATTGGATGTATGTCCTGTTCGTGCACCTGGTGATGTGTCAAAGGCATTAAAAGATTCTGGGAATGTTGATAACAATGGAGTTGAACACAGTTTGGGACATCATCTGCCTGATAGCCAAGGGGTTAGAGATATCAATGCCTCAAGTCCTGTGAGAATGATATCCTCCAGCCAGGCTGCTACAAACACCCTGACAGAAGCCAAAGTTCTTAGAGACACTGCAGATCGTCTTAAG AGCTCTTGCTTTGGTTTTGAAAGTAATGAGGCTTACTTCCAAGCTGCCTTAAAGTTTCTTCAAGGAGCTTCACTTCTAGAAACTTGCAATGGTGAGAGTGGCAGAAAAGGGGAGATGAACCCAATCCAAGCGTATGGCACTGCAGCTAAACTTTGCGA ACTCTGTGCTCTTCAATATGAAACACGCCAAGAGATGGCTGCTGCTGCTTTGGCCTACAAATGCTTGGGGGTGGCATACATGAGGGTGGTTTATTGTAAACATTCTAGTATAAGCAGAGATCGGCATGAGTTGCAAGCAACTTTACAAGTGGTTCCGCAAG ATGTTGATAACTTAAACAATCAGACGACTGTGGATAAGGGTAGTTTATCTAAAGGTACTGCTTCTCATGTTGCTGGAAACCAAATCATTGCTGCTCGAAACCGCCCAAATTTTGTTCGGCTGCTTGACTTT ACACAGGATGCAGAGTCTGCTATGGAGGCCTTTAGAAAATCCCATAATGCAATTGCAGCCACTAATGTAAGCTTGGAAGAGGAACAAATAAGGGATTGTGTTACTTCCGTTAAGAGGGTCCTTGATTTCAGCTTCCAAGATGTAGAGGAACTAGTACGTTTGGTTCGGATTGCAATGGAGGCCATAAGTCGTTCAAGTTTTGGTGGCACAAGAGAATAA
- the LOC109005966 gene encoding uncharacterized protein LOC109005966 isoform X1, giving the protein MVDMEGITELEEGEALYFKDDDDKKIDPDIALSYIDEKIQHVLGHFLKDFEGGVSAENLGAKFGDYGSFLPTYERSPSKWSRLKSPQRNYNAPRSSNDLPIKGVSQNLKAPSNIAPYLRLGTASRSAHQLHNSRVPSADVSIKQSQVAEKSPSKDETFNGPGNPTDQRILKVRIKVGSDNSGQKNAAIYSGLGLDYSPSSSMGNSLEDSGGTSPISQETVDKSPTSIIWEMTSLPILGGVLISPLHDSLLCLMRNEKVCCVSKPMPPLKGHQEHSALLLDGSVSMRGNNKVLKEKGTKSVGKSERLVELKRRNDTDFEDDTTLEMKKISVDETMEAKELFSGNLKCTQVSKSAFDVCESIKPAGGASEVSWESNEDGGKNKILYSELVKEESLESISGQERGKSEKRNPRSGLVEKFQGNNVVSSHRDVLIDCKDDGNGLIISASVKGYSDEAKCMEDLNPRKEKVGFKAKLHEDDDVNVPFKTERLSFEGNNKSKGAQSNGKPAAVSTKESLSLLTSVEPHDKKSTSYGVIDCNSKVRRKKSQKDNKGKDGHGDSISPMNLKEIDNQMDPVGRPWGDRPKDAKLGDFEMQQNVFLDKRKGRSSSKKVDKQSVSGASNKNASTVCPIAKNGLTSEMAPTMAVPVVIEEHWVQCDSCQKWRLLPYGTKPEQLPDKWLCGMLNWLHGMNRCDISEEETTKALNALYHLPVSEIQNNLPNHVTGTALGPSFGDVQHLESHQNLSSHAISNQVKKKHGFKERANAVTIGGHYRISNSAKNKVQDTVKSRSLNGTNQHHVEPNPMKRSSSQALSTLPDLVVEKDILNQREKPINGAAGDVRKIKMKSKRETDEYGCGTSKKSRTDDMHADKHLTSKMDLGRVHINSSTAMPTMRSGKDIHKYDELLSEDIKCDVNDKVLESLKKLGYKAQVSSDGGSLGMQVSSKKDASVKKRKMKNQEYNENEIDTFQNSIPDGRVYEKEVSSESGFRKDKKFRFSKTQVKESSTSDADDKSNKKGKMPEVILSDISDHPVGLQESRRNDKDQQLRKHKKKIALEQTQKVVDSLRRDLGSGQVSAAANSSSSKVSGSYRTRANVEDMKGSPAESVSSSPLRSSNLARGDFTDNTGKNDAMKTGLPGMGDFRRCSDGDSNAVINLSGTVIHSESHKFSALEYRNTDASHQFSGKAKPFSDIGNSHLLNGTVDIVEQNVQFLNDVHAAEHSYDVVQVKKNHRDNAVLQKSGKDTPSRSRGKSSSSISEFDRDKINVFETTADVKDSSPKDPSIKFPKDEKNHVSRRNSLGQWSGESRIDTKLKEKEHDGSDMKMDAPCRKNGKLGPEPSLIQDFEGESKADLTKRALKNGKSKFLLSYGEGKLEKISLGCGPVPGPPKLDVCPVRAPGDVSKALKDSGNVDNNGVEHSLGHHLPDSQGVRDINASSPVRMISSSQAATNTLTEAKVLRDTADRLKSSCFGFESNEAYFQAALKFLQGASLLETCNGESGRKGEMNPIQAYGTAAKLCELCALQYETRQEMAAAALAYKCLGVAYMRVVYCKHSSISRDRHELQATLQVVPQGESPSSSASDVDNLNNQTTVDKGSLSKGTASHVAGNQIIAARNRPNFVRLLDFTQDAESAMEAFRKSHNAIAATNVSLEEEQIRDCVTSVKRVLDFSFQDVEELVRLVRIAMEAISRSSFGGTRE; this is encoded by the exons ATGGTGGATATGGAAGGGATTACCGAGCTCGAGGAAGGCGAGGCTCTCTATTTCAAGGATGACGACGATAAGAAAATTGATCCTGACATCGCTCTCTCTTACATT GATGAGAAGATTCAACATGTTCTCGGCCATTTTCTAAAAGATTTTGAAGGCGGGGTTTCTGCTGAGAATTTGG GGGCAAAATTTGGTGACTATGGCTCATTCTTACCAACCTATGAACGCTCTCCTTCTAAGTGGTCTCGTCTAAAAAGTCCACAAAGAAACTACAATGCACCTAGATCTTCAAACGATCTACCCATCAAG GGTGTCTCTCAGAATTTGAAAGCTCCCTCGAATATAGCCCCATATTTGAGGCTTGGGACTGCTTCCCGTAGTGCCCATCAATTGCATAATTCAAGGGTTCCTTCTGCAGATGTTTCCATCAAACAAAGTCAAGTTGCCGAGAAGAGTCCCTCAAAAGATGAAACATTCAATGGACCAGGCAACCCAACCGATCAAAGAATACTTAAAGTTCGAATAAAAGTGGGTTCTGATAACTCTGGACAGAAGAATGCAGCAATTTATAGTGGTCTTGGACTTGATTACTCTCCATCTTCATCAATGGGGAACAGCCTGGAGGATAGTGGAGGAACGTCACCCATATCTCAAGAGACTGTTGATAAGTCTCCGACTAGCATCATCTGG GAAATGACGTCCCTCCCCATTCTTGGGGGTGTACTCATATCACCTCTTCATGACAGTCTGCTTTGCTTGATGAGAAATGAAAAAGTGTGTTGTGTAAGTAAACCCATGCCACCCCTCAAAGGTCATCAAGAACACTCTGCTTTGTTATTAGATGGGTCGGTTTCAATGAGAGGAAATAACAAAGTGTTAAAGGAAAAAGGAACAAAATCAGTGGGGAAAAGTGAAAGACTGGTAGAATTGAAGCGTCGTAATGATACAGATTTTGAGGATGACACGACAttagaaatgaagaaaatatcagTAGATGAAACCATGGAAGCAAAGGAGCTTTTCTCCGGTAACTTGAAATGCACACAGGTTTCCAAGTCAGCATTTGATGTTTGTGAGTCTATCAAACCAGCTGGTGGGGCTTCTGAAGTTTCATGGGAGAGTAACGAGGAtggtgggaaaaataaaatactttactCTGAATTAGTGAAAGAGGAATCTTTAGAGTCGATATCTGGCCAGGAACGTGGCAAGAGTGAGAAGCGAAATCCTAGGAGTGGTTTAGTGGAGAAATTTCAAGGAAATAATGTGGTAAGTTCTCACAGGGATGTTTTAATTGACTGTAAGGATGATGGCAATGGTCTGATAATTTCTGCCTCCGTAAAAGGTTACTCCGATGAGGCCAAATGTATGGAAGATCTAAATCCTCGAAAGGAGAAGGTTGGCTTCAAAGCTAAATTGCATGAAGATGATGACGTTAATGTTCCTTTTAAGACTGAAAGGTTGTCATTTGAAGGCAACAATAAGTCAAAAGGGGCGCAAAGTAACGGCAAGCCAGCGGCTGTTTCAACAAAGGAAAGCTTGAGTCTTCTTACAAGCGTAGAACCACATGATAAAAAAAGTACTAGTTATGGTGTTATTGACTGTAATAGTAAAGTTCGAAGGAAAAAGTCACAGAAGGATAATAAGGGCAAAGATGGTCATGGAGATTCAATATCGCCTATGAATTTGAAAGAGATAGATAATCAAATGGATCCAGTGGGGAGGCCGTGGGGTGATAGACCTAAAGATGCTAAACTTGGTGATTTTGAAATGCAACAAAATGTGTTCTTGGATAAAAGAAAGGGAAGATCAAGTAGTAAGAAAGTTGATAAGCAGTCAGTATCTGGGGCATCTAACAAAAATGCTTCAACAGTATGTCCTATTGCAAAAAATGGTCTCACTTCTGAGATGGCACCAACAATGGCGGTTCCTGTTGTTATAGAAGAACATTGGGTACAGTGTGACAGTTGTCAGAAGTGGAGGCTTCTTCCTTATGGTACAAAGCCAGAGCAACTACCTGATAAATGGTTGTGTGGCATGCTAAATTGGCT GCATGGTATGAACCGATGTGACATTAGTGAGGAGGAGACAACAAAAGCCCTCAATGCATTGTATCATCTACCAGTTTCTGAGATTCAGAACAACTTGCCAAATCATGTCACTGGAACTGCACTGGGACCATCCTTTGGTGATGTTCAACATCTTGAGAGTCACCAGAATTTGAGTTCCCATGCCATCTCTAATcaagtaaagaaaaaacatggTTTCAAGGAAAGAGCAAATGCAGTAACCATTGGTGGCCACTACAGGATCTCGAACTCAGCAAAGAATAAGGTACAAGATACAGTGAAAAGCAGAAGCTTAAATGGCACAAACCAGCATCATGTAGAACCAAATCCAATGAAGAGATCTAGTTCTCAAGCTTTGAGCACATTGCCCGACTTGGTTGTGGAAAAAGACATACTGAATCAGAGAGAAAAGCCAATTAATGGAG CTGCAGGTGatgtgagaaaaataaaaatgaaaagcaagaggGAGACTGATGAATATGGATGTGGAACCTCTAAGAAGTCCAGGACAGATGATATGCATGCCGATAAACATCTGACATCCAAAATGGACCTTGGGAGGGTGCACATCAATTCAAGTACTGCAATGCCAACTATGAGAAGTGGAAAGGATATCCATAAATATGATGAATTGTTATCTGAAGACATAAAATGTGATGTCAATGACAAGGTGCTAGAGTCTCTTAAGAAACTGGGATACAAAGCACAGGTCTCATCTGATGGTGGGTCCTTGGGAATGCAAGTGTCTAGCAAAAAAGATGCGTCtgtgaagaaaaggaaaatgaagaatCAGGAGTATAATGAAAATGAGATAGatacatttcaaaattctatacCTGATGGCAGGGTATATGAGAAAGAAGTAAGTAGTGAAAGTGGATTCAGGAAGGACAAGAAGTTCAGATTCTCGAAGACTCAGGTGAAGGAGTCTAGCACCAGTGATGCAGATGATAAGTCAAACAAAAAAGGTAAGATGCCAGAAGTTATCTTGTCAGACATTAGCGATCATCCGGTTGGTTTGCAAGAATCTAGGAGAAATGATAAGGACCAGCAGCTCCGGAAACATAAAAAGAAGATTGCATTGGAACAGACTCAGAAAGTTGTGGATTCGTTGAGGAGGGATTTGGGATCTGGACAGGTTTCAGCCGCAGCCAATTCAAGCTCTTCAAAGGTTTCAGGATCCTATAGGACTAGAGCCAATGTTGAAGACATGAAAGGCTCTCCTGCGGAGTCGGTTTCATCTTCTCCTTTGAGGTCCTCTAATTTAGCAAGAGGGGACTTTACAGACAATACTGGGAAAAACGATGCAATGAAAACTGGTCTCCCTGGCATGGGTGATTTCAGAAGATGCTCAGATGGGGACAGTAATGCTGTGATCAATCTTTCTGGGACTGTGATTCATTCTGAATCCCATAAATTTTCTGCACTAGAGTATAGGAATACAGATGCTAGTCACCAATTCAGTGGTAAAGCCAAGCCTTTTTCTGACATTGGGAATAGCCATTTGCTTAATGGCACTGTTGATATTGTCGAGCAAAATGTCCAGTTCCTCAATGATGTGCATGCTGCAGAACATAGCTATGATGTGGTTCAAGTGAAGAAGAACCACCGTGACAATGCAGTTCTTCAGAAATCTGGAAAGGATACCCCCTCACGATCTAGGGGCAAGAGCAGCAGTTCCATTTCTGAGTTTGATAGAGATAAGATAAATGTTTTTGAGACAACAGCTGATGTTAAAGACAGTTCTCCTAAAGACCCTAGCATTAAGTTTCCCAAGGACGAGAAGAATCATGTTAGTCGGAGGAATTCCTTAGGACAATGGTCAGGTGAGAGTCGAATTGACACcaagttaaaagaaaaagagcatgATGGTTCAGATATGAAAATGGATGCTCCATGTAGGAAAAATGGGAAGCTTGGCCCTGAACCGAGCCTGATTCAGGATTTTGAGGGTGAAAGTAAAGCTGACTTGACAAAAAGAGCACTAAAAAATGGGAAATCTAAGTTTTTGCTTTCTTACGGTGAGGGTAAACTAGAAAAAATATCCCTGGGTTGTGGACCTGTACCAGGACCCCCGAAATTGGATGTATGTCCTGTTCGTGCACCTGGTGATGTGTCAAAGGCATTAAAAGATTCTGGGAATGTTGATAACAATGGAGTTGAACACAGTTTGGGACATCATCTGCCTGATAGCCAAGGGGTTAGAGATATCAATGCCTCAAGTCCTGTGAGAATGATATCCTCCAGCCAGGCTGCTACAAACACCCTGACAGAAGCCAAAGTTCTTAGAGACACTGCAGATCGTCTTAAG AGCTCTTGCTTTGGTTTTGAAAGTAATGAGGCTTACTTCCAAGCTGCCTTAAAGTTTCTTCAAGGAGCTTCACTTCTAGAAACTTGCAATGGTGAGAGTGGCAGAAAAGGGGAGATGAACCCAATCCAAGCGTATGGCACTGCAGCTAAACTTTGCGA ACTCTGTGCTCTTCAATATGAAACACGCCAAGAGATGGCTGCTGCTGCTTTGGCCTACAAATGCTTGGGGGTGGCATACATGAGGGTGGTTTATTGTAAACATTCTAGTATAAGCAGAGATCGGCATGAGTTGCAAGCAACTTTACAAGTGGTTCCGCAAG GTGAATCTCCATCATCTTCTGCTTCAGATGTTGATAACTTAAACAATCAGACGACTGTGGATAAGGGTAGTTTATCTAAAGGTACTGCTTCTCATGTTGCTGGAAACCAAATCATTGCTGCTCGAAACCGCCCAAATTTTGTTCGGCTGCTTGACTTT ACACAGGATGCAGAGTCTGCTATGGAGGCCTTTAGAAAATCCCATAATGCAATTGCAGCCACTAATGTAAGCTTGGAAGAGGAACAAATAAGGGATTGTGTTACTTCCGTTAAGAGGGTCCTTGATTTCAGCTTCCAAGATGTAGAGGAACTAGTACGTTTGGTTCGGATTGCAATGGAGGCCATAAGTCGTTCAAGTTTTGGTGGCACAAGAGAATAA